In the Palaeococcus pacificus DY20341 genome, one interval contains:
- a CDS encoding arginase family protein, producing the protein MPTFVPFGEKPNKEGVLYVLNLLKKNNLLDSYIIVESNNVELLPNTLPKDKTYIVGEHLATYGIIKKLRPAALISIDSHTDLMHDYLDHGSWLAFSLEEKIVNRAVVIGATLMIPSTPRTQLWDRRVKIFPALNRSRKTSKGWKGYVNLQTHGVERVIKETKKYLGNEVYLTVDLDVLRPEYKIARFQHGELTLEELLEVLRAIKENFEIVAFDIAEISDRIKRSRLGKKAFLEVYRTLTEE; encoded by the coding sequence ATGCCCACATTTGTTCCATTTGGAGAGAAGCCCAACAAAGAAGGAGTGCTTTACGTCCTGAACCTCCTCAAAAAGAACAATTTGTTAGACAGTTACATAATTGTTGAATCAAATAATGTCGAGCTTTTGCCAAATACTCTGCCCAAGGATAAAACATACATCGTGGGAGAGCACCTAGCAACTTATGGAATTATAAAGAAGCTCAGACCTGCGGCTCTAATAAGCATAGATTCTCATACGGATTTGATGCATGATTACCTTGATCATGGTTCATGGCTGGCTTTTTCTCTCGAAGAGAAGATTGTTAATAGAGCTGTGGTTATAGGAGCAACGTTGATGATTCCTTCTACTCCAAGAACTCAGCTCTGGGATAGGAGAGTGAAAATTTTCCCAGCTCTAAATCGGAGCAGAAAAACGAGCAAAGGATGGAAAGGTTATGTAAACCTTCAAACCCACGGAGTCGAGAGAGTGATCAAGGAAACTAAGAAATATTTAGGTAATGAGGTATATTTAACCGTTGATTTAGATGTCTTAAGGCCAGAATACAAGATAGCGCGCTTTCAGCATGGCGAACTCACTTTGGAAGAACTTTTAGAGGTGCTGAGAGCCATAAAAGAAAATTTTGAGATTGTGGCGTTTGACATAGCGGAAATCTCAGACAGGATAAAGAGGTCTCGGTTAGGGAAGAAGGCATTCCTTGAGGTTTACAGAACTCTTACGGAGGAGTGA
- a CDS encoding Sjogren's syndrome/scleroderma autoantigen 1 family protein: MALTNEEIRKVITPLLLSGAKMLDKHCPKCGAPMFEKDGRVFCPLCEYREQKKRQEMKGIEDILMKKIRYLVNNLPEDLEELERYLDIIEKLIRILEHYKKLEG, translated from the coding sequence ATGGCACTCACCAATGAGGAGATTAGAAAAGTAATAACCCCACTACTCCTCTCAGGAGCTAAGATGCTTGATAAGCACTGTCCTAAATGCGGTGCTCCAATGTTTGAGAAAGATGGTCGAGTTTTTTGTCCTCTCTGTGAGTATAGGGAGCAAAAGAAAAGGCAGGAAATGAAGGGTATAGAGGATATTTTAATGAAAAAGATTAGATATTTAGTAAACAATCTTCCGGAGGACTTAGAAGAGCTAGAAAGATACCTCGATATTATAGAAAAGTTAATTAGGATTCTCGAACATTATAAAAAATTGGAGGGGTAG
- a CDS encoding helix-turn-helix domain-containing protein, with protein MKHLKILEALNEKNELTVEEIAKESNLNLAETKKLLMRLSEQGKVESFEKEGKIYWKIKEVSEEEKKLKKEFY; from the coding sequence ATGAAGCATTTGAAAATTTTGGAAGCCTTAAATGAAAAGAATGAGCTCACAGTAGAGGAAATTGCAAAAGAGAGCAACTTAAATTTGGCCGAGACCAAAAAACTGCTGATGAGATTATCTGAGCAGGGTAAGGTCGAGAGCTTTGAGAAGGAAGGCAAAATCTATTGGAAGATTAAAGAGGTTAGTGAAGAAGAGAAAAAACTCAAAAAAGAGTTTTATTAG
- the trmBL2 gene encoding HTH-type transcriptional regulator TrmBL2, with product MAKDRMVELLQEHFELNLYEARAYVALVAFGVLTPAELASVSEVPAPRTYDVLRSLEKKGFAISQPGKVNKYRPVHPTNILEKFIEEWQERIKDELEAKRKAKEELIELMTPLIETEIPKYGVERVWVVRGIRNSTLKTKEMLEAVEKEILLADDGFIAINLENDLVKAVENGVSLKIVVTNAVLQRLQTSKLMALYREGKIELKAVDKMELPMLICDEEVFFALEDLAARYFNYETQIWIKDHRVVKLFKGKFNEYWEKAKKA from the coding sequence ATGGCAAAAGATAGAATGGTAGAACTTTTACAAGAACATTTTGAACTAAACTTATACGAAGCCAGAGCATACGTTGCATTGGTGGCCTTTGGTGTTTTGACCCCTGCTGAGCTAGCAAGCGTTTCTGAGGTTCCAGCTCCAAGAACATACGACGTTCTAAGGAGTTTGGAAAAGAAAGGCTTCGCCATAAGCCAGCCCGGAAAGGTCAACAAATACAGGCCAGTTCACCCAACAAACATTCTCGAGAAGTTTATCGAAGAGTGGCAAGAACGCATTAAAGATGAGCTTGAGGCTAAGAGAAAGGCCAAAGAAGAGCTTATTGAGCTCATGACACCACTCATTGAGACAGAGATTCCAAAGTATGGCGTTGAGAGGGTTTGGGTAGTTAGGGGCATTAGAAACTCAACCCTAAAGACCAAGGAAATGCTTGAGGCTGTTGAAAAAGAAATCCTGTTGGCTGATGATGGATTTATAGCAATCAACTTGGAGAACGATCTTGTTAAGGCCGTCGAAAATGGGGTTAGCCTGAAGATAGTCGTTACAAATGCCGTTCTACAGAGGTTACAAACAAGCAAGTTGATGGCACTCTATAGAGAAGGCAAAATTGAGCTCAAGGCCGTTGATAAGATGGAACTCCCAATGCTCATCTGCGACGAAGAAGTGTTCTTTGCCCTCGAGGACTTAGCAGCTAGATACTTCAACTATGAGACCCAAATTTGGATTAAGGACCACAGGGTTGTTAAGCTGTTCAAGGGCAAATTCAACGAATACTGGGAGAAGGCTAAGAAAGCGTGA